One genomic segment of Erysipelotrichaceae bacterium 66202529 includes these proteins:
- the phnW gene encoding 2-aminoethylphosphonate--pyruvate transaminase, with protein sequence MKTYKLLTPGPLTTTDTVKQEMLFDHCTWDDDYKQITQTIRKELLELAHVSEKDYTTVLLQGSGTFGVESVISSVIPQDGCLLLLSNGAYGERIASMCRYHHIACVHITQDYDKIPDKHKAEEALKKHPEITHIAMIHSETTTGILNDIRSIGELSRKYQKVFIVDAMSSFGGVDIPVSAWHIDFLISSANKCIQGVPGFSFIIAKRSQLLASKGCARSLSLDLYDQWVGMEKDGKWRYTSPTHVVLAFAKALEELKQEGGIPARGARYAHNRDVLIEEFGRLDFLPYVDKAVQGPIITTFLYPDTDFDFAQMYSFIKERGYAIYPGKLTDKDTFRIGTIGEIYEEDILQLTEIMKAYMESRGN encoded by the coding sequence ATGAAAACATACAAGCTATTAACACCGGGTCCACTGACAACAACGGACACAGTAAAGCAGGAAATGCTATTTGACCACTGTACCTGGGATGATGATTACAAGCAGATAACACAGACGATTCGAAAGGAGCTGCTGGAGCTGGCACACGTAAGTGAAAAGGACTATACAACTGTACTTCTACAGGGCTCTGGTACCTTCGGTGTGGAAAGTGTAATTTCCAGTGTCATCCCACAGGATGGCTGTCTGTTATTGCTCAGCAATGGTGCTTATGGAGAACGCATCGCCAGCATGTGCCGCTATCACCATATAGCCTGTGTCCATATCACACAGGATTATGACAAGATACCGGATAAGCATAAGGCAGAGGAAGCATTGAAGAAGCATCCGGAAATCACACATATCGCAATGATTCACAGTGAAACAACTACGGGGATATTAAATGATATCCGTTCGATAGGTGAGCTTTCCAGGAAATATCAAAAAGTATTTATCGTGGATGCGATGTCAAGCTTTGGCGGTGTGGATATACCGGTGAGTGCGTGGCATATTGACTTTCTTATCAGCTCTGCCAATAAGTGTATTCAGGGAGTACCGGGCTTCTCCTTTATCATCGCAAAAAGAAGCCAGCTGCTTGCCTCCAAAGGCTGTGCCCGCAGTCTTTCACTGGATCTGTACGATCAGTGGGTCGGAATGGAGAAGGATGGAAAATGGCGCTATACGTCACCGACGCATGTCGTTTTGGCCTTTGCCAAGGCGCTGGAGGAATTAAAGCAGGAGGGCGGCATTCCGGCAAGAGGTGCGCGCTATGCACATAACCGAGATGTATTGATTGAGGAATTCGGCAGGCTGGACTTTCTGCCCTATGTGGATAAGGCAGTACAGGGCCCGATTATCACGACATTCCTGTATCCGGATACAGATTTTGATTTTGCACAGATGTACAGCTTTATCAAGGAGCGCGGCTATGCAATCTACCCGGGAAAGCTGACAGATAAGGATACGTTCCGTATTGGAACGATTGGTGAAATCTATGAAGAGGATATTCTTCAATTAACAGAAATTATGAAGGCATATATGGAAAGCAGAGGAAACTGA
- a CDS encoding ABC transporter permease subunit encodes MHKKQLELKALYAVLAVLFLVFLFMPVAILLYKSFESGTSLTFQHYVDVFSSGRLVHAFKNSFLAASISALFTTLLAFLLAYTINYTNVSQRLKRGIHSIATLPMLLPTITYGFAIIYTFGKQGLLTRLLHVQLFDIYGFYGLLIGYVIYTLPIAFLLVNNTMKFIDKKFIIVSRIMGDSGGKRFWITALSPMIPTLAAAFIQAFFLSFTDFGIPAAVGGEFEVVATTLYNEMLGSIPNFNNGAVVAMMMLLPSIISIALLNYLDRYNVRYNKVSVIELPKNRIRDVLCRTVSVLTGCAVLLVFAVILLLPFVKEWPYDISFSLQHFTDTLSSANLLSVYRNSILVALGTAVAGTLLAYGCALVTTRSALPKLCKKSIDAISSITNTIPGMVIGIAFLFAFSSTSLQSTFWIIILCNMIHFFSTPYVMAKNTLGKLNTSYETTAMLMGDSWFKTIRRVVVPNSKSTILEMFSYYFINSMVTISALIFIVGAKTAVLTTKIKELQHFAKFDQIFVLSLLILLTNLLVKGILILLTQEKEKAVSRRIRYQKAALAVLAAGVMIFTLVFGQGKEPVVIYSNADEEALMAIQHALDENGFQDQYVLQSFGTSELGGKIMAEGKHLEADIITMSTYYIDSAEQKNEMFEKLTFPTPTLKTYSDYDTPLTALEGALIVNTRVLKEQKLPVPESIKDLANPIYKGYISIPDIKASSTGWLLVQAILDNYGEQEGHALLCDILDNVGPHLESSGSGPLKKVRSGEVGIAFGLRHQALADKEKGLPIDCIDPIEGNYTLTESIAVVKKENVNKTAMAMARCMMENGRRDILYTYPTALYEGEQVEEAYASKYPKVFKKALSVELLEQHQAFFEGCRK; translated from the coding sequence ATGCATAAAAAGCAGTTGGAGCTAAAGGCTCTGTATGCTGTTTTAGCTGTTTTATTTCTTGTATTTCTTTTCATGCCGGTTGCAATCCTGCTGTATAAATCGTTTGAAAGCGGAACATCGCTGACATTCCAGCACTACGTTGACGTATTCTCCAGCGGAAGGCTTGTACACGCGTTTAAAAACAGCTTCTTAGCAGCTTCCATCAGTGCGCTGTTCACAACGCTGCTTGCATTTCTGCTTGCCTATACGATCAATTACACAAATGTGTCGCAGCGTCTGAAAAGAGGAATCCACAGCATTGCTACCTTACCTATGCTGCTGCCGACCATCACATATGGCTTTGCCATTATTTATACGTTTGGAAAGCAGGGACTGCTTACCAGGCTACTGCATGTTCAGCTGTTCGATATTTACGGATTTTACGGTCTGCTGATTGGATATGTGATCTATACACTGCCCATTGCATTTCTGCTTGTGAATAATACGATGAAATTCATTGATAAGAAATTTATTATCGTATCCAGAATCATGGGGGATTCCGGAGGAAAACGCTTCTGGATTACGGCATTGTCACCGATGATACCAACACTGGCTGCCGCGTTTATTCAGGCTTTCTTTCTGAGCTTTACCGATTTTGGAATACCGGCTGCGGTCGGTGGAGAATTTGAGGTTGTGGCAACAACGCTGTATAACGAGATGCTCGGCTCTATTCCAAACTTCAACAACGGGGCGGTTGTCGCCATGATGATGCTTCTTCCCTCTATCATCAGTATTGCACTTTTGAATTATCTGGATCGCTATAATGTTCGATATAACAAGGTGAGTGTGATAGAGCTGCCGAAAAACAGGATACGCGATGTGCTTTGCCGTACGGTCTCTGTTTTGACAGGCTGTGCTGTTCTTCTGGTGTTTGCCGTTATCCTGCTGTTGCCGTTTGTGAAGGAATGGCCGTATGATATCAGCTTCTCCCTGCAGCATTTTACCGATACATTGTCCAGTGCCAATCTGTTATCCGTATATCGTAATTCCATTCTTGTTGCGCTGGGAACTGCAGTTGCCGGAACACTGCTTGCCTATGGCTGTGCACTGGTAACGACGAGAAGTGCATTGCCTAAATTATGTAAAAAGAGCATAGACGCAATCAGCAGCATCACCAATACCATTCCCGGTATGGTGATCGGTATTGCATTTCTGTTTGCTTTCAGCTCCACCTCATTGCAAAGCACCTTCTGGATTATTATTCTATGTAATATGATTCACTTCTTTTCCACACCGTATGTGATGGCGAAGAATACACTTGGAAAATTGAATACCTCCTATGAAACAACAGCTATGCTGATGGGAGACAGCTGGTTTAAAACAATTCGCAGAGTTGTCGTACCGAATTCCAAAAGCACGATTCTGGAGATGTTCAGCTATTATTTTATCAATTCCATGGTGACGATTTCTGCACTGATTTTCATTGTCGGGGCAAAAACAGCTGTGCTGACAACTAAAATCAAGGAGCTCCAGCACTTTGCCAAGTTCGATCAGATTTTTGTATTATCACTGCTGATTCTCTTAACCAATCTGCTGGTCAAGGGCATCCTGATCCTTCTCACACAGGAAAAGGAGAAAGCAGTATCACGGCGTATACGCTATCAGAAAGCGGCACTTGCTGTACTTGCCGCAGGCGTTATGATCTTCACCCTTGTATTCGGGCAGGGAAAAGAGCCGGTTGTCATTTATTCCAATGCGGATGAGGAGGCACTGATGGCAATACAGCACGCACTGGATGAAAACGGCTTTCAGGACCAGTATGTGCTGCAGTCGTTTGGTACAAGTGAGCTCGGTGGAAAAATCATGGCGGAGGGAAAGCATCTGGAGGCGGATATCATAACGATGAGCACCTATTATATAGACAGTGCTGAACAGAAAAATGAAATGTTTGAGAAGCTGACCTTTCCCACACCGACACTGAAAACATATTCCGATTATGATACACCACTGACGGCACTGGAGGGGGCGTTGATTGTCAATACCAGAGTGCTGAAGGAGCAAAAGCTGCCTGTCCCAGAATCAATAAAGGATCTTGCAAATCCCATTTACAAGGGATATATATCCATACCGGATATCAAGGCAAGCAGTACCGGATGGCTGCTGGTACAGGCAATCTTAGATAATTACGGAGAACAAGAAGGACATGCGCTGCTGTGTGATATTCTCGATAATGTCGGTCCGCATCTGGAATCCAGCGGCTCCGGCCCTTTAAAAAAGGTACGTTCTGGAGAGGTCGGCATCGCCTTTGGTCTGCGGCATCAGGCACTTGCGGATAAGGAAAAGGGGCTTCCAATCGATTGCATCGATCCTATTGAGGGAAATTATACACTGACGGAAAGCATTGCTGTGGTGAAAAAGGAGAATGTCAATAAAACGGCAATGGCGATGGCGCGCTGTATGATGGAAAACGGAAGAAGGGATATTCTGTATACCTATCCAACGGCTCTGTATGAGGGAGAACAGGTGGAGGAAGCGTATGCCAGCAAATATCCGAAGGTATTTAAAAAAGCATTAAGCGTAGAGCTGTTAGAACAGCATCAGGCATTCTTTGAAGGCTGTAGAAAATAA
- a CDS encoding ATP-binding cassette domain-containing protein produces MLTLKNLKKSYDQTMILNGISLSIETGEIVSILGPSGSGKTTLLNCILGITDVDSGSVVFDGRDVTGVSMENRGFNIVFQDYALFPNLNAYENITYGLKNKPGISTQQEVNELIELLGLSQHLDKHIDQLSGGQKQRVALARTMVMKPKILLLDEPLSALDGVIKESIKEKIKTIAKEFQLTTIIVTHDPEEALTLSDRVLIMKDGMISQYAKPRDIIEHPENSFVKEFILNQLEIKRNNIFTLFGEAYA; encoded by the coding sequence ATGCTGACACTGAAGAATTTGAAAAAGTCATACGACCAGACAATGATTCTCAATGGAATCAGTCTGTCTATAGAAACCGGGGAAATTGTTTCCATTCTGGGGCCAAGCGGAAGCGGGAAGACAACATTGCTGAATTGCATTCTGGGAATCACGGATGTAGATAGCGGAAGTGTTGTGTTTGACGGTCGGGATGTGACCGGCGTTTCCATGGAGAACAGGGGCTTTAATATCGTATTTCAGGACTATGCCCTGTTTCCAAATCTGAACGCTTATGAAAACATCACCTACGGCTTGAAAAACAAGCCCGGTATTTCCACACAGCAGGAGGTAAATGAACTGATTGAGCTGCTTGGCCTTTCCCAGCATCTGGATAAACACATCGACCAGCTGTCCGGGGGACAGAAGCAGCGTGTGGCACTGGCAAGAACCATGGTCATGAAGCCGAAGATTCTTTTATTGGATGAACCACTGAGTGCGCTGGATGGGGTCATTAAGGAAAGTATTAAGGAAAAAATCAAGACGATAGCCAAGGAATTTCAGCTGACGACCATCATCGTAACCCATGACCCGGAGGAGGCACTGACCTTATCTGACCGGGTTCTCATTATGAAGGATGGTATGATTTCACAATATGCAAAACCGAGAGATATTATCGAGCATCCGGAAAACAGCTTTGTAAAGGAATTTATCTTGAATCAGCTGGAAATCAAGCGGAATAATATCTTTACCTTGTTTGGAGAAGCGTATGCATAA
- a CDS encoding cation:dicarboxylase symporter family transporter, protein MKNVFLSQFLMISEWKSILFIIAYLLLAFAVYKLPKKKFSFSSKVLLATVLGLALGLAMQTVSGFASDPMKITFVKETTLWYSLIGNGFIDFIRMLVIPLVMVSIIHVILHMDERGDVRKLVNRSIITTMGMVAVAAVVGLTLGIVFQLGGSVSTSISGGEMKEVVPVVTTLRNLIPANPVEAMVNSNVVGLVIFSAFFGLAARRMQKKYPDTIRVFYELIDALHKIIISIAMTIIKGMPYAVLALLANTIAQRGLDSILEVGKFIVILYVACILQLLIQLVALSFFKVNPLIYLKKSYSLLLLAFTSRSSLGVLPATIDTLTQKLGVSQGTASFVSSFGTTAGMQGCAGVFPALLIVYVANTSGTPIDISLIIMSVIVITIGSIGIAGIPGTSTMAASVSLSGVGLGSSFAYITPILAIDPIIDMMRTMLNVSGSLTNAIMVDRQLDLMDMKRYHDKELTDPLQDM, encoded by the coding sequence ATGAAAAACGTATTTCTAAGCCAGTTTCTGATGATTAGTGAATGGAAATCCATACTATTCATCATCGCATATCTGCTTCTGGCTTTTGCAGTATATAAGCTACCAAAAAAGAAATTCAGCTTTTCCAGCAAGGTGCTGCTTGCGACGGTTCTGGGTCTTGCGCTTGGTTTAGCCATGCAGACGGTATCCGGCTTTGCGTCCGATCCGATGAAGATTACATTTGTGAAGGAAACAACATTATGGTATTCTCTGATTGGAAACGGCTTTATTGATTTTATCCGAATGCTGGTGATCCCGCTCGTGATGGTTTCCATTATCCATGTGATTCTGCATATGGATGAGCGTGGTGATGTGCGCAAGCTGGTAAACCGCAGTATCATCACTACGATGGGAATGGTGGCAGTGGCTGCTGTTGTCGGCCTGACGCTGGGTATTGTCTTTCAACTAGGCGGCAGCGTTTCTACGTCTATTTCCGGCGGGGAAATGAAGGAAGTCGTTCCTGTAGTTACAACACTTCGTAATCTGATTCCGGCTAATCCGGTGGAGGCCATGGTCAACAGCAATGTTGTCGGTCTGGTAATTTTCTCTGCCTTTTTCGGTCTGGCAGCCCGCCGTATGCAAAAGAAATATCCCGATACGATCAGGGTGTTTTATGAGCTGATTGATGCGCTGCATAAAATCATCATCAGTATCGCCATGACGATTATCAAAGGAATGCCGTATGCTGTTCTGGCACTGCTGGCGAATACGATTGCACAGCGCGGTCTTGACAGTATTCTGGAGGTTGGTAAGTTTATCGTGATTTTGTATGTGGCCTGCATCCTTCAACTGCTTATTCAGCTTGTTGCGCTTTCCTTTTTCAAGGTCAATCCGCTTATCTATTTGAAAAAAAGCTATTCTCTATTACTGCTCGCCTTTACATCCCGCAGCTCGCTTGGTGTTCTGCCGGCAACGATTGATACGCTGACGCAGAAGCTCGGTGTCTCCCAGGGAACGGCCAGCTTTGTATCCAGCTTTGGGACAACTGCAGGAATGCAGGGCTGTGCGGGAGTATTCCCGGCGTTGCTGATCGTCTATGTAGCAAATACCAGCGGAACACCGATTGATATCAGTTTGATCATCATGTCCGTTATCGTTATCACCATCGGGTCTATCGGTATAGCAGGGATTCCAGGAACCAGTACCATGGCGGCATCTGTTTCTTTATCCGGTGTAGGGCTGGGGTCCTCCTTTGCCTATATCACACCGATTTTGGCTATTGATCCGATTATTGATATGATGCGTACCATGCTGAATGTATCCGGTTCTCTGACCAATGCTATCATGGTTGACCGCCAGCTGGATTTAATGGATATGAAACGCTATCATGACAAAGAGCTGACAGATCCGCTGCAGGATATGTAA
- a CDS encoding diguanylate cyclase: protein MNSYASISIMALVCYLYLFLALAASEKTRLIRSFMLLLAAMILWTGGSFAMRMQFGPSVRFWYDVSLLGLMFLPYVFYNFTAIFSGRTRDGFCYVWLAFSVVMSIINTRTHFFLAAPQPVNLHGATVFLYDFTWRTYVMAALFAICFLQIVVMVLRCVRDSELLRHQFLPILAGFGILLMGNSLIMLDVFKGFPLDILSGVINAFLLFYVLYKRRLFKLTLLVSRGNCYAISAGITVLLFSNLLLPMRSFIDQNFKPFAAYSLLLVFLLFTLATAFIYSLLKRFIDTVFIREEKQQADSLKIFSQNVRKTLSVSEIAEDICKVITDTIDVSRVYVCMKDSEGSGYHILYGNAPLERQNYAIDGGNPILSVLKQQADCLLYRDFKRTAGYRSMWEQEKELFDSLHIECIVPLMEQELIGMMLLSRKVKKASFSYDELNFLSSVASISTIALKNSQLYEMAYHEAISDELTGLLNRKYFYKNFYEIYNARKKDSTLTLILVSLDDVRLYNQLYGTREGDKAIAQAAEIMRRVLGSNAVAARISGKEFAILLEECSLQDAKKLAEMIRQQIMNMNKAEEGYALKVVTGSFGIASIPLLASNPKQLEEYANQALYQAKRKGKNRVVIYNEEESEPVSASRQEQDKESIYSEYASTIYALTAAIDTKDHYTFTHSKNVAYYATELAYAIGLKEDVVEIIREAALLHDIGKIGIREDILNKHGRLTKEEYEIMKGHVENSIGIIRYLPSLDYVIPAVISHHERWDGHGYPRRIAKEDIPLGGRILCIADSFDAMTSTRSYKDACNLSYAIHELTEQAGRQFDPYLAEVFVKLLKEHTITIQEEQISV, encoded by the coding sequence ATGAATAGCTATGCATCCATCTCCATCATGGCACTGGTTTGTTACCTGTATCTCTTTCTGGCACTTGCGGCCAGTGAGAAAACCAGGCTGATTCGCTCCTTTATGCTGCTGCTTGCAGCTATGATTTTATGGACGGGCGGCTCCTTTGCCATGCGTATGCAATTTGGTCCATCCGTGCGCTTCTGGTATGATGTTTCTTTACTGGGACTCATGTTTCTACCGTATGTATTTTATAATTTTACAGCGATTTTCAGTGGTAGGACAAGGGATGGCTTCTGTTATGTATGGCTGGCTTTTTCCGTTGTTATGAGTATCATCAACACACGGACACATTTCTTTCTGGCAGCTCCGCAGCCTGTGAATCTGCATGGGGCAACGGTCTTTCTATATGATTTTACATGGCGTACCTATGTTATGGCGGCACTGTTTGCTATATGCTTCTTACAAATCGTGGTGATGGTTTTACGCTGTGTGCGTGACAGTGAGCTGCTGCGTCATCAGTTTCTGCCCATTCTGGCAGGCTTTGGTATTCTGCTTATGGGAAACAGTCTGATCATGCTGGATGTGTTCAAGGGCTTTCCACTGGATATCCTAAGCGGTGTTATCAATGCCTTTCTGCTCTTTTATGTCTTATATAAACGCAGGCTGTTTAAGCTGACACTGCTTGTATCACGGGGAAACTGCTATGCGATTTCCGCCGGTATCACCGTTCTTTTGTTCAGTAACCTTCTGCTGCCGATGCGTTCCTTTATCGATCAGAATTTCAAGCCGTTCGCAGCCTATTCTCTGCTTCTTGTATTTCTGCTGTTCACGCTGGCAACAGCCTTCATTTATTCTTTATTGAAAAGATTCATTGATACGGTGTTTATCAGAGAGGAGAAGCAGCAGGCGGACAGTCTGAAGATTTTTTCACAGAACGTACGCAAAACACTGAGCGTTTCGGAAATTGCAGAGGATATTTGCAAGGTCATAACCGATACGATCGATGTGAGCAGGGTGTATGTATGCATGAAGGACAGCGAGGGGAGCGGATATCATATCCTGTATGGTAATGCTCCTTTGGAACGGCAGAATTATGCCATTGACGGGGGAAATCCAATTCTGTCTGTATTAAAACAGCAGGCAGACTGTCTTTTGTATCGGGATTTCAAGCGTACGGCAGGCTATCGCTCCATGTGGGAACAGGAAAAAGAGCTGTTTGATTCTCTGCATATTGAATGCATCGTACCCTTGATGGAGCAGGAGCTGATTGGTATGATGCTGCTGAGCCGTAAGGTGAAAAAAGCATCCTTTAGCTATGATGAATTGAATTTTCTTTCCTCTGTGGCTTCCATATCCACGATTGCCTTGAAAAATTCACAGCTGTATGAAATGGCGTATCATGAAGCGATCAGTGATGAATTGACCGGACTGTTGAATCGAAAATATTTTTATAAGAATTTTTATGAGATATACAATGCCAGAAAAAAAGACAGCACGCTAACGCTGATTCTCGTTAGTCTGGATGATGTGCGTCTGTATAATCAGCTGTATGGAACAAGGGAAGGCGATAAGGCGATTGCTCAGGCCGCGGAAATTATGCGGCGTGTTTTGGGAAGCAATGCTGTGGCAGCACGCATCTCCGGTAAGGAATTTGCGATTTTGTTAGAGGAATGCAGTCTGCAGGATGCGAAAAAGCTGGCAGAAATGATTCGTCAACAGATTATGAATATGAATAAGGCAGAGGAGGGCTATGCGTTAAAGGTGGTAACCGGAAGCTTTGGCATCGCTTCGATTCCACTGCTTGCGAGCAATCCGAAGCAGCTGGAGGAGTATGCAAACCAGGCATTGTACCAGGCGAAGCGGAAAGGAAAGAACCGCGTTGTCATCTATAATGAGGAGGAAAGTGAACCAGTATCCGCAAGCCGGCAGGAGCAGGATAAGGAAAGCATCTATTCCGAATATGCGTCCACTATTTATGCACTGACTGCCGCTATAGATACGAAGGATCATTACACCTTTACCCATTCCAAAAATGTTGCCTACTATGCCACGGAGCTTGCCTATGCCATCGGCTTGAAGGAGGATGTTGTGGAAATTATAAGAGAGGCGGCACTTCTGCATGATATCGGAAAAATCGGTATCCGTGAGGATATTTTAAATAAGCATGGCAGACTGACAAAGGAAGAGTATGAAATCATGAAGGGACATGTGGAAAACTCAATCGGTATCATACGGTATCTGCCTTCTCTGGATTATGTAATTCCTGCTGTCATTTCCCACCATGAGCGCTGGGACGGGCACGGGTATCCTAGAAGAATCGCTAAGGAGGATATACCTCTGGGAGGACGTATTTTATGTATTGCGGATTCCTTTGATGCCATGACCTCAACACGCTCCTATAAGGATGCCTGTAACCTGTCTTATGCGATTCATGAGCTTACAGAGCAGGCGGGCAGGCAGTTTGACCCTTATCTTGCGGAGGTATTTGTGAAGCTGTTGAAGGAGCATACAATAACCATTCAGGAGGAACAGATATCTGTATGA